The following are encoded in a window of Phaseolus vulgaris cultivar G19833 chromosome 3, P. vulgaris v2.0, whole genome shotgun sequence genomic DNA:
- the LOC137839025 gene encoding heavy metal-associated isoprenylated plant protein 5-like isoform X1 translates to MAREESQAPRVTQIQVRVDCKGCVQKIKKALNGIHGIHDLRVDLNRQKLTIVGWADPEQVVKAIKKTKKNATICSSIELTPPSKPSEPKPKGNAPAPNAAQPLSQAPPPQASHPLELPPWQPPPEATPSSSVPTPAQHSAGRQWQNNTRTEELEQVHVTHHHLSNCANRFGSGHNHAEHWHRYDNGPVFLQEPSPSMYVTHSYNTHVPSSYVTEYEYVRSPSMHTHYNCIEHYSGDYQNGNVNVASMFSDDNPNACCIV, encoded by the exons ATGGCTCGGGAGGAGTCACAG GCACCTCGCGTCACACAGATACAGGTCCGAGTAGACTGCAAGGGTTGCGTGCAGAAGATCAAAAAGGCACTAAATGGCATTCATG GTATACATGATCTTCGTGTTGACTTAAATCGACAAAAGCTCACGATTGTTGGGTGGGCAGATCCAGAACAAGTTGTCAAGGCAATTAAGAAGACGAAGAAGAATGCCACAATTTGTTCTAGTATTGAATTAACACCTCCATCTAAACCATCAGAACCAAAACCAAAAGGAAATGCACCAGCCCCTAATGCAGCACAACCACTGTCACAAGCTCCACCACCTCAAGCAAGCCACCCATTAGAACTACCACCATGGCAGCCACCACCAGAAGCAACACCGTCATCATCCGTACCTACCCCAGCACAGCACAGCGCAGGCCGGCAGTGGCAGAACAACACAAGAACAGAAGAACTAGAACAGGTTCATGTGACACACCATCATCTGTCTAACTGCGCAAACAGATTCGGTTCTGGCCACAACCATGCCGAGCACTGGCATAGATACGATAATGGCCCTGTATTTCTGCAAGAGCCATCACCATCCATGTATGTGACACACAGCTACAATACGCACGTGCCTTCGTCATATGTCACTGAATACGAATACGTTCGATCACCATCAATGCACACACATTACAATTGCATAGAACACTACAGTGGAGATTACCAAAACGGCAATGTAAACGTCGCTTCAATGTTCAGCGATGATAATCCGAATGCATGTTGCATTGTCTAG
- the LOC137839025 gene encoding heavy metal-associated isoprenylated plant protein 6-like isoform X2: protein MQAPRVTQIQVRVDCKGCVQKIKKALNGIHGIHDLRVDLNRQKLTIVGWADPEQVVKAIKKTKKNATICSSIELTPPSKPSEPKPKGNAPAPNAAQPLSQAPPPQASHPLELPPWQPPPEATPSSSVPTPAQHSAGRQWQNNTRTEELEQVHVTHHHLSNCANRFGSGHNHAEHWHRYDNGPVFLQEPSPSMYVTHSYNTHVPSSYVTEYEYVRSPSMHTHYNCIEHYSGDYQNGNVNVASMFSDDNPNACCIV from the exons ATGCAGGCACCTCGCGTCACACAGATACAGGTCCGAGTAGACTGCAAGGGTTGCGTGCAGAAGATCAAAAAGGCACTAAATGGCATTCATG GTATACATGATCTTCGTGTTGACTTAAATCGACAAAAGCTCACGATTGTTGGGTGGGCAGATCCAGAACAAGTTGTCAAGGCAATTAAGAAGACGAAGAAGAATGCCACAATTTGTTCTAGTATTGAATTAACACCTCCATCTAAACCATCAGAACCAAAACCAAAAGGAAATGCACCAGCCCCTAATGCAGCACAACCACTGTCACAAGCTCCACCACCTCAAGCAAGCCACCCATTAGAACTACCACCATGGCAGCCACCACCAGAAGCAACACCGTCATCATCCGTACCTACCCCAGCACAGCACAGCGCAGGCCGGCAGTGGCAGAACAACACAAGAACAGAAGAACTAGAACAGGTTCATGTGACACACCATCATCTGTCTAACTGCGCAAACAGATTCGGTTCTGGCCACAACCATGCCGAGCACTGGCATAGATACGATAATGGCCCTGTATTTCTGCAAGAGCCATCACCATCCATGTATGTGACACACAGCTACAATACGCACGTGCCTTCGTCATATGTCACTGAATACGAATACGTTCGATCACCATCAATGCACACACATTACAATTGCATAGAACACTACAGTGGAGATTACCAAAACGGCAATGTAAACGTCGCTTCAATGTTCAGCGATGATAATCCGAATGCATGTTGCATTGTCTAG